From a single Paenibacillus sp. FSL R5-0345 genomic region:
- a CDS encoding HupE/UreJ family protein, protein MSACKNRSNLFKSLIFIVIFLISMTFSQLTASAHPLSASYTTVTFDKDKTDFSFSLDVISIIESMDNVDMNGNGILEENEIESNKHRLEEWIEDSVILEMNNQQQAPELQDLFLDKKGDKEVLTWNFTYPAFEPGQTIAINDGLYSQATSSPYVNLITAHNGDQTSETVLQGKERTWTMLLTEDQQAQQLTSSSNSTTAGKSGSSSDWFSFFKLGMNHILTGYDHLLFLFALLLRKQTLKQYAAIITAFTLAHSITLTLAVLGWISLPSRVVESVIALSICYVALENIFRKKIRFRALITFLFGLIHGIGFADILQEMNLPKAHLAVDLVSFNVGIEFIQLCIVIVLLPVLIFLQKRNFYKLVIAYGSWLITALGAFWLVERLFF, encoded by the coding sequence ACTTTTTCTCAACTAACGGCTTCTGCACATCCACTTAGTGCCAGTTATACCACCGTTACTTTTGATAAGGACAAGACTGATTTTTCTTTTTCATTGGATGTCATTTCGATTATTGAAAGCATGGATAACGTGGACATGAACGGAAATGGAATATTGGAAGAAAATGAGATTGAGAGCAATAAGCATCGTTTAGAAGAATGGATCGAAGATAGTGTTATCTTGGAAATGAATAATCAACAGCAGGCTCCAGAGCTTCAAGACCTATTCCTTGATAAAAAAGGGGATAAAGAGGTGCTTACCTGGAATTTCACCTACCCTGCCTTTGAGCCTGGACAAACCATCGCAATCAACGACGGACTATATTCACAAGCCACAAGTTCACCGTATGTCAATTTAATTACTGCACATAACGGCGATCAGACTAGCGAAACCGTACTACAAGGAAAAGAGCGAACATGGACCATGCTTCTAACGGAGGATCAACAAGCACAGCAGCTAACTTCTTCGTCCAATTCAACTACTGCTGGGAAATCAGGCTCCTCATCGGATTGGTTTTCTTTTTTCAAACTGGGAATGAACCATATTCTTACCGGCTATGATCACCTATTATTCCTGTTCGCTCTATTATTAAGAAAACAAACGCTCAAACAATATGCAGCAATTATCACGGCATTCACTTTAGCACACAGTATTACGTTAACACTCGCAGTTCTGGGCTGGATCTCCTTACCTTCACGAGTTGTTGAATCTGTCATTGCACTCAGTATTTGCTATGTTGCGCTTGAGAATATTTTCCGCAAAAAGATTCGTTTCCGCGCGCTCATAACTTTCCTATTCGGACTTATTCATGGCATTGGCTTTGCGGATATTCTTCAAGAAATGAATTTACCAAAAGCACATTTGGCTGTTGATCTGGTCAGCTTTAATGTAGGGATTGAATTTATCCAATTATGTATTGTCATTGTTTTGCTTCCGGTACTCATTTTTCTCCAAAAAAGAAATTTCTACAAACTGGTTATCGCTTACGGTTCTTGGTTAATTACTGCTCTTGGTGCCTTTTGGCTAGTG